The following coding sequences are from one Arcobacter nitrofigilis DSM 7299 window:
- a CDS encoding type I polyketide synthase, which yields MENTDTSMDVAIIGMAGKFPGADSIQKLWDNICQSVDVRQEFSDEDLKPFAKDMSQINKSDFVRKGYMIKDVAKFDAKFFNLTPKQAKIMDPQQRLFLETAWQGLENAGYASTDESQHIGVYAGANFNNYIFNVGEHLEMRDIVSYFDAMIANDKDYLTSRVAYHLNLTGPAISIQTSCSSSLAAISIAYQALLDYQCDMAIAGGVGLNIPQERGYRYYKEGGLSKDAACHSFDKDASGVMHGNGLGVVILKRLEDALEDEDNIISVIKGATINNDGSKKVAYFTPSVEGQMDAISETLSVTNIDPQNIHYMEAHGPGTPVGDPIEFKALSQAYDVDSSKHYEKTCALGSIKSHLGHLGAASGVAGLINASLILKNRKIPATMHFKDINPEINIENSPFYINTQLKDMDSTYPESLNAAISSFGIGGTNAHIIIQSAPKIDYKNKSWEDSFYFFPLSAKNEKSLQYQTKQLNEYILENRDLSLADISYTLQQRRQHFNHRRFIVAKNYEDLQNQLILEPIPKNQTLITNDKNKIRSIVFMFPGVGDQYINMGRDLYYQQKVFKDTIDECAHLAQEYLNGIDIREVLYPKNEDITQSNKLIHKAEITLTILLSVEYALTKQLEYYGIVPNQMIGHSLGEYCAALVSGVFTLKQALSLVAFRGKLIQSCEPGSMLVVNKDTDKLKEILPQSLSLAVINAEQLNMISGTIIEIEKFEIELKNTNISYTKLPGGRAGHSSTLDPILGEFESFIENMDLQTPSIDFISNVTGDWIKDEEAISAKYWTKHLRQTVEFHKGLSVLIEQENTAFIEIGAGRGLTTIAKRHPKAKRSLSAYASMKSSNKKTDDNNVLYELLGSLWLEQYKIEWEALTPKQHCHLLELPTYAFDRQSYWLERTFNEIQPDSTNPKKREDFNTWFYSPSWIKLSENNQNNLDEKKKNYIVFNTHDKVLNKTINYLEENDNNVICINYGELYKKIDNQNYIINANEMNDYNKLFNDLMEYFDNSFCIIHGWMISEMDSILENNIDKFYTSNSQVLGYYSITSLMRVLTQYNLISKTRLVILSSQLYNIIGEEILSPDKSTLIGPCKVIPYEFPELDFIHMDIDTKSLLDDKAFDSFIRDITSNKPHDKYLSLAYRNGIRWKPYYHPLSSELIKNKSEENLNIKNNGIYLITGAFGGIGTVASNWLMEETSNITLILLSRTNLPKKEQWEEYLAKEKDIDICKRIKHIQSLENKGATVLTYSIDVSDENKMHELQKKIYKEVGQVNGIIHAAGVVGGGLIELEESINFHENLNTKVIGTKLLYKLFANNDLDFILLCSSLGSLVGALGQMENTSANSFLDAFSQALSKNPSSTKVMAINWDYWLEVGMILELADRHKQIAGDEISIGILPKEGKKCFSILLNLLNMPNVVISTADIHQLLKLRSEVTHKTLKMFQDANITKENNDERNNLSTQYLAPRNSIEKVLVSLWENRLGIKIGVNDNFFELGGDSMVALPLMADMRDTLHFDLPIQSLFNEQDVASIATFIFENETSPGTTEQIAEVYLQIQNLSNTEVKQALEN from the coding sequence ATGGAAAATACAGATACGTCTATGGATGTGGCAATAATTGGTATGGCTGGAAAGTTTCCAGGAGCAGATAGTATACAAAAACTTTGGGATAATATATGTCAAAGTGTAGATGTTCGCCAAGAATTTAGTGATGAAGATTTAAAGCCTTTTGCAAAAGATATGAGCCAAATAAATAAAAGTGACTTTGTAAGAAAAGGATATATGATAAAAGATGTAGCTAAATTTGATGCTAAATTTTTTAATCTAACACCTAAACAAGCTAAAATAATGGACCCTCAACAACGATTATTTTTAGAAACTGCATGGCAAGGGCTAGAAAATGCAGGATATGCCTCAACAGATGAATCACAACACATTGGAGTATATGCAGGAGCAAACTTTAATAATTATATTTTTAATGTTGGGGAACACCTTGAAATGAGAGATATTGTTTCTTATTTTGATGCTATGATAGCAAATGATAAAGATTATCTTACATCAAGAGTTGCATATCATTTAAACTTAACAGGTCCTGCAATAAGTATACAAACCTCGTGTTCTAGTTCATTAGCAGCAATCTCAATAGCTTACCAAGCCCTATTAGATTATCAATGTGATATGGCAATTGCAGGAGGGGTTGGATTAAATATTCCTCAAGAAAGAGGTTATAGATATTATAAAGAAGGTGGCTTATCAAAAGATGCTGCGTGCCATTCTTTTGATAAAGATGCTTCTGGAGTAATGCATGGTAATGGCCTTGGTGTAGTTATATTAAAAAGGTTAGAAGATGCTTTAGAAGATGAAGATAATATTATCTCCGTAATTAAAGGTGCGACTATAAATAATGATGGTAGTAAAAAAGTAGCTTATTTTACACCAAGTGTTGAAGGTCAAATGGATGCCATTAGTGAGACCCTTTCCGTTACAAACATTGACCCTCAAAATATACACTACATGGAAGCACATGGACCAGGAACACCAGTAGGAGATCCAATAGAGTTTAAAGCATTAAGTCAGGCATATGATGTTGATAGCTCAAAACATTATGAAAAAACATGCGCCTTAGGTTCTATTAAAAGTCACCTTGGACACCTAGGTGCTGCATCAGGAGTTGCAGGACTTATTAATGCATCTTTAATTCTTAAAAATAGAAAAATCCCAGCTACTATGCATTTTAAAGATATAAATCCAGAAATAAATATTGAAAATAGTCCATTTTATATTAATACTCAACTAAAAGATATGGATTCAACATATCCGGAAAGCCTTAATGCAGCTATCAGTTCATTTGGTATAGGAGGAACAAATGCACATATTATCATACAGTCAGCACCAAAAATAGATTATAAAAATAAATCTTGGGAAGATAGTTTTTATTTCTTTCCCCTTAGTGCAAAAAATGAAAAATCATTACAATATCAAACAAAACAATTAAATGAGTATATTTTAGAAAATAGAGATCTTTCATTAGCTGATATTTCATATACTTTACAACAAAGAAGGCAACACTTTAACCATAGACGATTTATTGTTGCTAAAAACTATGAAGATTTACAAAATCAATTAATATTAGAACCTATACCAAAAAATCAGACACTTATTACAAATGACAAGAATAAAATACGTTCTATAGTGTTTATGTTTCCAGGAGTTGGTGATCAGTATATTAATATGGGTAGAGACTTATATTATCAACAAAAAGTATTTAAAGATACAATTGATGAGTGTGCACATCTAGCACAGGAATATTTAAATGGCATTGATATTCGAGAAGTTTTATATCCAAAAAATGAAGACATAACTCAGTCAAATAAACTTATCCATAAAGCAGAAATAACATTAACTATTTTATTATCTGTTGAATATGCTTTGACTAAACAATTAGAGTACTATGGAATTGTGCCAAATCAAATGATTGGCCATAGTTTAGGTGAATATTGTGCAGCATTAGTTTCAGGTGTATTTACTTTAAAACAAGCATTATCCTTAGTTGCATTTCGAGGAAAACTTATACAAAGTTGTGAACCAGGATCTATGCTTGTAGTAAATAAAGATACAGATAAATTAAAAGAAATTTTACCTCAATCACTATCCTTAGCTGTAATTAATGCAGAACAATTAAATATGATTTCAGGGACAATTATAGAAATTGAAAAATTTGAAATAGAATTAAAAAATACTAATATTAGTTATACAAAACTGCCAGGAGGTAGAGCTGGTCACTCAAGTACTCTTGATCCTATTCTTGGAGAGTTTGAATCTTTCATCGAGAATATGGATTTACAAACACCTTCTATTGATTTTATTTCAAATGTGACAGGTGATTGGATAAAAGATGAAGAAGCAATTTCTGCTAAATATTGGACAAAACATTTACGTCAAACAGTTGAGTTTCATAAAGGCTTATCTGTATTAATAGAACAAGAAAATACAGCATTTATTGAAATAGGAGCAGGAAGAGGTTTAACAACTATAGCAAAAAGACATCCAAAAGCAAAACGTTCTTTATCTGCATATGCGAGTATGAAAAGTTCTAATAAAAAAACAGATGATAACAATGTATTGTATGAATTATTAGGTTCACTATGGCTTGAACAATATAAAATAGAATGGGAGGCTTTAACTCCAAAACAACATTGTCACCTTTTAGAATTACCGACTTATGCTTTTGATAGACAATCATATTGGTTAGAACGAACATTTAATGAAATTCAACCGGATAGTACAAATCCTAAAAAAAGAGAAGATTTCAATACTTGGTTTTATTCTCCTTCTTGGATTAAACTTTCAGAAAATAACCAAAATAATTTAGATGAAAAAAAGAAAAACTATATTGTATTTAACACTCATGATAAAGTTCTTAATAAAACTATTAATTATTTAGAAGAAAATGATAATAATGTTATTTGTATCAACTATGGAGAGTTATACAAAAAAATAGATAATCAGAACTATATTATAAATGCAAATGAAATGAATGATTATAATAAATTATTTAATGATTTAATGGAATATTTTGATAACTCGTTTTGTATAATTCATGGATGGATGATTAGTGAAATGGATTCTATATTAGAAAATAATATAGATAAATTTTACACTTCAAATTCACAAGTCTTAGGTTACTACAGCATTACTTCATTAATGCGTGTTCTAACACAATATAACCTAATCTCAAAAACTAGACTAGTTATATTATCAAGTCAACTTTATAATATAATAGGTGAAGAAATATTATCACCTGATAAATCAACACTGATTGGTCCTTGTAAAGTTATTCCTTATGAATTTCCAGAATTAGACTTTATACATATGGATATTGATACAAAATCTCTTTTGGATGATAAAGCCTTCGATTCCTTTATTAGAGATATTACAAGCAATAAACCCCATGATAAATATTTATCCCTTGCTTATAGAAATGGTATTCGATGGAAACCATATTACCATCCACTTAGTTCTGAACTTATTAAAAATAAAAGCGAAGAAAACCTTAATATTAAAAATAATGGTATTTACTTAATTACGGGTGCATTTGGAGGAATAGGTACAGTAGCTTCAAATTGGTTAATGGAAGAGACTTCAAATATCACTTTAATTTTACTAAGTAGAACAAACTTACCAAAAAAAGAACAATGGGAAGAATACTTAGCAAAAGAAAAAGATATTGATATTTGTAAGAGAATCAAACATATACAATCATTAGAAAATAAAGGGGCAACTGTTCTCACTTATTCAATTGATGTTAGTGATGAAAATAAAATGCATGAATTGCAGAAAAAAATATATAAAGAAGTGGGACAAGTCAATGGAATCATCCATGCAGCAGGAGTTGTTGGAGGAGGATTAATAGAATTAGAAGAGAGTATTAATTTTCATGAAAACTTAAATACAAAAGTAATTGGAACAAAACTATTATATAAATTATTTGCAAATAATGACTTAGATTTTATTTTATTATGTTCATCACTTGGTTCACTTGTAGGTGCCTTAGGTCAAATGGAAAACACTTCTGCCAACTCATTTTTAGATGCTTTTTCTCAAGCACTTTCAAAAAACCCTAGCTCAACAAAAGTTATGGCAATCAATTGGGATTATTGGTTAGAAGTGGGAATGATTTTAGAGTTAGCTGATCGTCACAAACAAATAGCAGGAGATGAAATAAGTATTGGTATTTTGCCTAAAGAAGGTAAAAAGTGTTTCTCAATACTATTAAACCTTTTAAATATGCCAAATGTAGTCATTTCAACAGCAGATATCCACCAACTATTAAAACTACGTTCTGAAGTAACACATAAAACATTAAAAATGTTTCAAGATGCAAATATAACAAAGGAAAATAATGATGAAAGAAACAATCTATCAACTCAATATTTAGCACCAAGAAATTCAATTGAAAAAGTATTAGTTTCATTATGGGAAAATCGATTAGGAATAAAAATTGGAGTAAATGATAACTTTTTTGAGCTAGGGGGTGATTCAATGGTTGCACTTCCACTTATGGCTGATATGAGAGATACTTTACATTTTGATTTACCAATTCAATCATTATTTAATGAACAAGATGTAGCTTCAATTGCTACGTTTATCTTTGAAAATGAAACTTCTCCCGGTACAACAGAACAAATTGCAGAAGTATATTTACAAATACAAAACTTATCAAATACAGAAGTTAAACAAGCTTTAGAAAACTAA
- a CDS encoding non-ribosomal peptide synthetase, whose translation MTELSKEQRELMAKLLKEKGLSDNPTPKENSITINPDEINRYEPYPLTDIQQSYLLGRSQKFLLGNVASHAYIEMDIENLDISQYEYAWQKIIERHDMLRTIVNQNGLQQTLKDVPKFKVTTHDLTNLPDEKRKVKALLEIRDSLSHQILPTDQWPLFNIHVSNIDNTQYKIHWSFDAIISDVYSNFIFQEELYNYYHQSNSSYAPLKLTFRDYVLTLKNQEETSFYENAKNYWLKKIKTLPSAPMLPLKRDLSEIEKPHFKRLKFTMENTQWKIIKQKSKTYGLTTTSVLLTVFSHILHRWSRNPDFTLNMTVFNRPPWHKEMDKIVGDFTITMLLGIDALSGDNKIFKDLAKNIQSKLFTDLEHRLYSGVNVMQQWSKISGNKQIAPIVFTSALTVGDISSKLDADKNQLGQMTYSITQTPQVLLDHQVYEEDGKLIIHWDYVEEAFEENLLSIMFDSYINALNLLGKDNTSWEEELSIHMPSLQKELRISYNNTKDEELLNLSNKPIYYSFIEQVKKQATATAIVSTNKTLTYEELAYRAYALNIQLQKRGLGGGDNIAIILPKGWQQVVAVLGVLASGASYIPIDNNSPKQRLNKILKDTNCKYVISIEQCYKSLSLTDEIICLFIEDELAKKDPQAVDFWPIKHTNDDIAYIIYTSGSTGMPKGVMMSHNSVMNTVLDINKRFNINKEDSIFGLSALNFDLSVYDIFGTLAAGATLVLPDAKQEKNPQHWQECLKNHPCTVWNSVPALLQIFLEYTPNKTILESFKTVMVSGDKIPLNLVNIVYEKMPNTHLFSLGGATEAAIWSIYYPIKKLTNNFKNIPYGIPLSNQSIHILDENYRPCPDYAVGKLYIGGIGLSKGYFNDKIKTHKHFIQNPHTKEFLYDTGDLGSFNPSNGGYVEFKGREDNQIKLSGFRIELGEIENNLNEHPDINKAIVVLVEDKSLKKSKQVLVAYIATNKIIDENKIKQYLNDHLPEYMIPRFYITLDEIPLSINGKIDYKHLPKIDILEKYHANYVAPKNKLETTIQNIISEHLSIEKVSVEESLFDLGATSLDVVTIHNQLETKLNINLSILDLFDKPTIRTLCLHIEQKDNQVNNILTQARQKAKTTSRRQRLIQRQNKIGEENEL comes from the coding sequence ATGACAGAATTATCAAAAGAACAACGTGAACTAATGGCAAAACTATTAAAAGAGAAAGGACTATCTGATAATCCAACACCTAAAGAAAATAGTATTACTATTAATCCAGATGAAATAAATCGCTATGAGCCCTACCCTTTAACTGATATTCAACAAAGCTATTTATTAGGTCGTAGTCAAAAATTTCTATTAGGTAATGTAGCAAGTCATGCTTATATTGAAATGGATATTGAAAATTTGGATATAAGCCAATATGAATATGCATGGCAAAAAATAATAGAAAGACATGATATGCTGCGTACAATTGTCAATCAAAATGGATTACAACAAACCCTTAAGGATGTTCCAAAGTTTAAAGTAACTACACATGACTTAACAAACTTACCAGATGAAAAGAGAAAAGTAAAGGCATTATTAGAGATAAGAGATTCTTTATCTCATCAAATTCTACCAACAGATCAATGGCCATTATTTAATATCCATGTGAGTAATATTGATAATACTCAATATAAAATACATTGGAGTTTTGATGCTATTATTTCAGATGTTTATAGTAATTTTATTTTTCAAGAAGAATTATATAACTATTATCACCAATCAAATAGCTCCTATGCTCCACTAAAACTTACCTTTAGAGATTATGTCCTTACATTAAAAAATCAAGAAGAAACTTCATTTTATGAAAATGCAAAAAACTATTGGTTGAAAAAAATCAAAACATTGCCTTCTGCTCCAATGCTACCATTAAAAAGAGATTTGTCAGAAATAGAAAAACCACATTTTAAGCGCTTAAAATTTACTATGGAGAATACTCAATGGAAAATAATTAAACAAAAATCAAAAACCTATGGTCTAACTACCACAAGCGTTTTATTAACAGTATTCTCTCATATACTTCATCGTTGGAGTAGAAATCCTGATTTTACTTTAAATATGACAGTTTTTAATCGCCCACCTTGGCATAAAGAGATGGATAAAATTGTAGGAGACTTTACAATTACCATGCTCTTAGGAATTGATGCTTTAAGTGGAGATAATAAAATCTTTAAAGATCTTGCAAAAAACATTCAATCAAAATTATTTACTGATTTAGAACACCGTTTATATAGTGGAGTAAATGTTATGCAACAATGGTCTAAGATTAGTGGTAATAAACAAATTGCTCCTATTGTTTTTACCAGCGCTTTAACAGTAGGAGATATTAGTTCTAAGCTAGATGCAGATAAAAATCAACTGGGTCAAATGACTTATTCTATTACCCAAACACCACAAGTTTTATTAGATCATCAAGTATATGAAGAAGATGGAAAACTTATTATACATTGGGATTATGTAGAAGAGGCATTTGAAGAAAATTTACTTTCTATAATGTTTGACTCTTATATAAACGCTTTAAATCTTTTAGGAAAAGATAATACAAGTTGGGAAGAAGAACTATCTATTCATATGCCATCACTACAAAAAGAGTTACGTATTTCATATAATAATACAAAAGATGAAGAGTTATTAAACCTTTCAAATAAACCCATTTATTATTCTTTTATTGAACAAGTTAAAAAACAAGCAACTGCAACTGCAATAGTATCTACTAATAAAACTTTAACATATGAAGAGTTAGCGTATAGAGCCTATGCTTTAAATATACAATTACAAAAAAGAGGTCTAGGTGGGGGAGATAATATTGCAATTATTTTACCTAAAGGGTGGCAACAAGTTGTAGCAGTATTAGGAGTACTTGCTAGTGGAGCAAGCTATATTCCAATAGATAATAACTCTCCCAAACAAAGACTTAATAAGATACTAAAAGATACTAATTGTAAATATGTTATTAGTATAGAACAATGCTACAAATCTTTATCATTAACTGACGAGATAATATGTTTATTTATAGAAGATGAGTTAGCTAAAAAAGATCCCCAAGCAGTAGATTTTTGGCCAATTAAACATACTAATGATGATATTGCATATATTATATATACTTCAGGTTCAACAGGGATGCCAAAAGGTGTGATGATGAGCCATAATTCAGTGATGAATACAGTATTAGACATCAATAAACGATTTAATATTAATAAAGAAGATAGTATTTTTGGTTTATCTGCACTTAACTTTGATTTATCAGTATACGATATATTTGGTACACTTGCAGCAGGAGCGACTTTAGTTTTACCTGATGCAAAACAAGAAAAAAATCCACAGCATTGGCAAGAATGTTTAAAGAATCATCCTTGTACAGTATGGAATAGTGTTCCTGCTTTACTTCAAATATTTTTAGAATATACACCAAATAAAACTATTTTAGAATCCTTTAAAACCGTAATGGTTAGTGGAGATAAAATTCCTTTAAATCTAGTTAACATAGTCTATGAAAAGATGCCTAATACACATCTTTTTAGTTTAGGTGGTGCAACAGAAGCTGCAATTTGGTCTATATATTATCCAATCAAAAAACTCACTAATAATTTTAAAAATATTCCCTATGGAATACCTCTTAGTAATCAAAGCATACATATCTTAGATGAGAATTATCGACCTTGCCCTGATTATGCAGTAGGGAAATTATATATTGGAGGTATTGGTTTATCAAAAGGTTACTTTAATGATAAGATAAAAACACACAAGCACTTTATACAAAATCCTCATACAAAAGAATTTTTATATGACACAGGAGATTTAGGCTCATTTAATCCGTCAAATGGTGGTTATGTTGAATTTAAAGGAAGAGAAGATAATCAAATTAAACTTAGTGGATTTAGAATTGAATTAGGTGAAATAGAAAATAATTTAAATGAACATCCAGATATTAACAAAGCTATTGTTGTATTAGTTGAAGATAAAAGCTTAAAAAAATCTAAACAAGTTTTAGTTGCTTATATAGCAACAAATAAAATAATAGATGAAAATAAAATTAAACAATATCTTAATGATCATTTACCAGAGTATATGATTCCTAGATTTTATATTACTTTAGATGAAATACCATTAAGTATTAATGGAAAAATTGATTATAAACATTTACCAAAAATAGATATTCTAGAAAAATACCATGCAAATTATGTAGCACCTAAAAATAAATTAGAAACAACTATCCAAAATATTATTTCAGAACACTTATCTATTGAAAAAGTTAGTGTTGAAGAGAGTTTATTTGATTTAGGTGCTACTTCTTTAGATGTGGTAACTATACATAATCAATTAGAAACAAAATTAAATATAAACTTATCAATTTTAGATTTATTTGATAAACCAACAATAAGAACACTTTGTCTTCATATTGAACAAAAAGATAATCAAGTCAATAATATTTTAACTCAAGCAAGACAAAAAGCTAAAACTACTAGCCGAAGACAAAGATTAATACAAAGACAAAATAAAATAGGAGAAGAGAATGAACTATAA